Proteins co-encoded in one Nocardioides sp. genomic window:
- a CDS encoding nicotinate phosphoribosyltransferase, producing the protein MTSTALLTDHYELTMLQAALANGTAGRRSVFELFARRLPPGRRYGVVAGVGRALDALERFTFDDEVLGVLDEGGVVNEETLAWLADYEFTGDIWGYPEGDMYFPHSPLLVVEGTFAEAVVLETLLLSIYNHDSAIASAASRMTLMAGDRPCIEMGSRRTHEEAAVAAARAAYVCGFATTSNLAARQRYGVPTAGTSAHSFTLLHDSETDAFRAQVESLGVGTTLLVDTYDVAAAVRAGVEIAGTSLGAVRLDSGDLAATARDVREQLDSLGATSTRIVVTSDLDEYAIAGLRVAPVDAYGVGTQLVTGSGHPTSGFVYKLVARSADDGSMVSVAKKSKDKLSIGGRKFALRRRSATGVAEAEVIGIGEPPVDDGDDRTLLVPLVRDGEIVGREPLSAARERHTACRAELPRAIEMMSAGEPVIPTVHLGE; encoded by the coding sequence GTGACCTCCACGGCGTTGCTCACCGATCACTACGAACTCACGATGCTGCAGGCCGCACTGGCCAACGGCACGGCGGGGCGGCGCTCCGTCTTCGAACTGTTCGCGCGACGCCTGCCGCCGGGAAGGCGCTACGGCGTGGTCGCGGGTGTCGGTCGCGCGCTGGACGCGCTGGAGCGTTTCACCTTCGACGACGAGGTGCTCGGGGTGCTCGACGAGGGTGGCGTGGTCAACGAGGAGACGCTGGCCTGGCTGGCCGACTACGAGTTCACCGGCGACATCTGGGGCTATCCCGAGGGCGACATGTATTTCCCGCACTCCCCCCTCCTCGTCGTGGAGGGCACCTTCGCCGAAGCCGTCGTGCTGGAGACGTTGCTGTTGTCGATCTACAACCACGACTCTGCGATCGCCTCCGCGGCCTCCCGGATGACGCTGATGGCCGGTGATCGGCCGTGCATCGAGATGGGCTCTCGGCGTACGCACGAGGAGGCGGCCGTCGCGGCGGCCCGCGCGGCGTACGTGTGTGGTTTCGCCACCACCTCCAATCTGGCCGCGCGCCAGCGCTATGGGGTGCCGACGGCCGGCACATCCGCGCACTCGTTCACGCTGCTGCACGACAGCGAGACTGACGCGTTTCGCGCACAGGTCGAGTCGTTGGGCGTAGGCACCACCTTGCTGGTCGACACCTACGACGTCGCGGCGGCGGTGCGGGCCGGGGTCGAGATCGCGGGCACCTCGCTCGGCGCGGTGCGACTCGACTCGGGCGACCTGGCGGCGACGGCGCGAGACGTACGCGAGCAACTCGACTCGCTCGGCGCGACCTCGACCCGGATCGTGGTGACGTCGGATCTGGACGAGTACGCGATCGCCGGCCTGCGGGTGGCGCCGGTCGACGCTTATGGGGTCGGCACCCAGTTGGTGACGGGATCTGGTCATCCGACGAGCGGCTTCGTCTACAAGCTGGTGGCCCGCTCGGCTGACGACGGCTCGATGGTGTCGGTGGCGAAGAAGTCCAAGGACAAGTTGTCGATCGGCGGCCGGAAGTTCGCGTTGCGACGGCGGTCGGCGACCGGCGTCGCCGAAGCCGAGGTGATCGGGATCGGCGAGCCGCCGGTGGACGACGGGGACGACCGGACGCTGTTGGTGCCGCTGGTCCGTGACGGCGAGATCGTCGGGCGAGAGCCGTTGTCGGCCGCTCGGGAGCGACACACGGCCTGTCGCGCCGAACTCCCCCGCGCGATCGAGATGATGTCGGCGGGCGAGCCGGTGATCCCGACGGTGCATCTGGGCGAGTGA
- the clpS gene encoding ATP-dependent Clp protease adapter ClpS, translated as MSAASPVEVEPDLTPDEITHLAKPWVTIVWNDPVNLMSYVSFVFQKYFGYDKTKAEKLMLEVHHDGRSVVSTGTREEMERDVQAMHEYGLWATMEKAS; from the coding sequence GTGTCTGCAGCCAGTCCCGTCGAGGTCGAGCCGGACCTGACTCCCGACGAGATCACCCACCTGGCCAAACCGTGGGTGACGATCGTGTGGAACGACCCGGTCAACCTGATGTCGTACGTCTCCTTCGTCTTCCAGAAGTACTTCGGCTACGACAAGACCAAGGCCGAGAAGTTGATGCTTGAGGTGCACCACGACGGCCGCTCGGTGGTGTCGACCGGCACTCGTGAGGAGATGGAACGCGACGTGCAGGCGATGCACGAGTACGGCCTGTGGGCGACCATGGAGAAGGCGTCGTGA
- a CDS encoding DUF2017 domain-containing protein: protein MTGFRRRRKTRTIVIELNGFEADLLRSLAGQLVELLSNERAVPDDSVDPLEAMFNFDGPTTEPEDPVLARLFPTAYVDDEDAAADFRRFTELGLRDSKSGAAAAIIDDLEQAGLPPILEQDGLEIDVELDEARAELWLRSFTDVRLALATRLGVEEGDEERWIAMSDDDPRSQAHDIYEWVGYLQETLVHALMS from the coding sequence GTGACCGGGTTTCGGCGCCGGCGCAAGACCCGGACGATCGTGATCGAACTCAACGGGTTCGAAGCCGACCTGTTGCGGTCGTTGGCCGGTCAACTCGTCGAGTTGCTCAGCAACGAGCGGGCCGTACCGGACGATTCGGTCGATCCGCTGGAGGCGATGTTCAACTTCGACGGCCCGACGACAGAGCCGGAGGATCCGGTGCTGGCCCGGCTCTTCCCCACGGCGTACGTCGACGACGAGGATGCCGCAGCCGACTTCCGCAGGTTCACCGAACTCGGCCTTCGCGACAGCAAGTCGGGCGCCGCCGCGGCGATCATCGACGATCTGGAGCAGGCCGGACTGCCGCCGATCCTGGAACAGGACGGGCTGGAGATCGACGTCGAACTCGACGAGGCTCGCGCCGAGTTGTGGTTGCGCTCGTTTACCGACGTACGCCTGGCGCTGGCCACCCGACTCGGTGTCGAGGAAGGCGACGAGGAGCGGTGGATCGCGATGTCGGACGACGACCCGCGCTCGCAGGCCCACGACATCTACGAGTGGGTCGGCTACCTGCAGGAGACCCTGGTCCACGCGCTGATGTCGTGA
- a CDS encoding M67 family metallopeptidase gives MLTIDKAAYDAIVAHARRDHPDEACGIIAGPEGSDRPERVVEMINAAGSPTFYEFDSTELLALYKDMWARDEEPVVIYHSHTATEAYPSRTDIGLASEPGAHYVLVSTRDCGNNEGPVEFRSYRIVDGEVTEEPVNLVARLDPR, from the coding sequence GTGCTCACGATCGACAAGGCCGCGTACGACGCCATCGTCGCCCACGCCCGCCGTGATCACCCCGACGAGGCCTGCGGCATCATCGCCGGACCCGAGGGCTCGGATCGTCCCGAGCGGGTCGTCGAGATGATCAACGCGGCTGGCAGCCCGACCTTCTACGAGTTCGACTCGACGGAGTTGCTCGCGCTGTACAAGGACATGTGGGCTCGCGACGAGGAGCCGGTGGTCATCTACCACTCCCACACCGCCACCGAGGCCTACCCCAGTCGCACCGACATCGGCCTGGCCAGCGAGCCGGGCGCGCACTATGTGCTGGTCAGCACACGCGACTGCGGGAATAACGAGGGCCCAGTCGAGTTTCGCTCATATCGGATCGTGGACGGCGAAGTGACCGAAGAACCGGTCAATCTCGTCGCCCGGCTCGATCCCCGCTAG
- a CDS encoding MoaD/ThiS family protein, with the protein MAVEVRIPTILRQYTGNEKAVEATGDTLTSLIDNLEANHAGIKDRLVETKADGSLDLRRFVNIYINDEDVRFLGGLEAPVADGDQIVVLPAVAGGAR; encoded by the coding sequence ATGGCCGTCGAGGTCCGCATCCCCACGATCCTGCGTCAGTACACCGGCAACGAGAAGGCCGTCGAGGCGACGGGCGACACGCTCACCAGCCTCATCGACAACCTGGAAGCCAACCACGCAGGCATCAAGGACCGTCTCGTCGAGACCAAGGCCGACGGCTCGCTCGACCTGCGTCGCTTCGTCAACATCTACATCAACGACGAGGACGTACGTTTCCTCGGCGGGCTCGAAGCCCCGGTCGCGGACGGCGACCAGATCGTCGTACTCCCGGCCGTCGCCGGCGGCGCTCGCTGA
- a CDS encoding cysteine synthase produces MRYDGLLSSVGNTPLVGLPTLSPRWEGGADAPAVRVWAKLEDRNPTGSIKDRPALKMIELAEERGEIRPGCTLLEPTSGNTGISLAMAAKLKGYRLVCVMPENTSEERRQLLRMWGAEIVSSPAAGGSNEAVRVAKQIAADHPDWQMLYQYGNPANALAHYEGTGPELLKDLPEITHFVAGLGTTGTLMGVGRFFREQKPDVRIVAAEPRYGELVYGLRNLDEGFVPELYDETLIDTRFSVGPRDAVRRVRELLESEGIFAGVSTGAILHAALGQAAKAVKAGEGADIAFVVADAGWKYLSTGAYEGTVDEAEDRLEGQLWA; encoded by the coding sequence ATGAGGTACGACGGCCTGCTCTCCTCGGTCGGCAACACGCCGCTCGTGGGGCTGCCCACGCTCTCCCCACGCTGGGAGGGCGGTGCCGACGCGCCGGCCGTACGTGTCTGGGCCAAGCTGGAGGACCGCAATCCGACCGGCTCCATCAAGGACCGCCCGGCCCTGAAGATGATCGAGTTGGCAGAGGAGCGCGGCGAGATCCGGCCCGGGTGCACGCTGCTGGAGCCGACGTCGGGAAACACCGGCATCTCACTGGCGATGGCGGCCAAGCTCAAGGGCTATCGCCTGGTGTGCGTGATGCCGGAGAACACGTCGGAGGAACGCCGCCAACTGCTGCGGATGTGGGGGGCGGAGATCGTGTCCTCTCCTGCTGCGGGTGGTTCCAACGAGGCCGTACGTGTCGCCAAGCAGATCGCGGCCGATCACCCCGACTGGCAGATGCTGTACCAGTACGGCAACCCCGCCAATGCGCTCGCGCACTATGAGGGCACCGGTCCGGAGTTGCTCAAAGACCTGCCCGAGATCACCCACTTCGTCGCCGGGCTCGGCACCACCGGCACTTTGATGGGGGTCGGGCGCTTCTTCCGCGAGCAGAAGCCGGACGTACGCATCGTGGCCGCCGAGCCGCGCTATGGCGAGTTGGTCTACGGCCTGCGCAACCTCGACGAGGGCTTCGTCCCCGAGCTTTATGACGAGACCCTGATCGACACCCGCTTCAGCGTCGGTCCGCGTGATGCGGTGCGACGGGTCCGGGAGTTGCTGGAGTCCGAGGGGATCTTCGCGGGCGTCTCGACCGGCGCCATCCTGCATGCGGCGCTCGGTCAGGCGGCCAAGGCGGTCAAGGCGGGCGAGGGGGCCGACATCGCCTTCGTGGTGGCCGATGCGGGCTGGAAATATCTGTCCACCGGTGCGTACGAAGGCACGGTCGACGAGGCCGAGGACCGGCTCGAAGGCCAGTTGTGGGCCTGA
- a CDS encoding DUF3152 domain-containing protein produces MRRGLVLLISAIMALTAWCAPAWATPNGTLVTPPVITGAATFREILTVTPGVWDTPPLAATYQWHRDGMPIAGATTSRYRLGLDDIGHVLTVVESVSDATGTFTAMATPTDPVARATFEVTRNPKVAGDFRFAQTLRIAVRGKVSPKADSVKVRWRRDGDVVSRKGRYRLGVEDVGAFVSLAVTFRRRGFVPLTLERGEVVQHRVGVRRRFTYSVQTRGRVRAGLATFKQQAQQTFDHPLGWRGAGFSFRRVPRGGDFTLVLSTAPMVPSFSSGCSSTWSCRVGRYVIINETRWLHASPAWNGARRSVRDYRHMVVNHETGHWLGHGHAYCRGRGPAPVMMQQSKGTGGCSFNPWPLPSERWARR; encoded by the coding sequence GTGCGACGGGGACTGGTGCTGCTCATCTCGGCGATCATGGCGCTGACGGCGTGGTGCGCCCCCGCGTGGGCGACCCCGAACGGCACCCTCGTGACGCCGCCTGTGATCACCGGCGCGGCGACCTTCCGCGAGATCCTCACCGTGACCCCGGGCGTGTGGGATACCCCGCCCCTGGCGGCCACCTACCAATGGCACCGCGACGGCATGCCGATCGCGGGCGCGACCACCTCGCGTTATCGGCTCGGCCTCGACGACATCGGGCACGTCCTCACCGTGGTGGAGTCGGTATCCGACGCGACGGGCACGTTCACCGCAATGGCGACGCCGACCGACCCGGTCGCGCGCGCGACCTTCGAGGTCACCCGCAACCCCAAGGTGGCTGGTGACTTCCGCTTCGCGCAGACGCTGAGGATCGCCGTACGCGGCAAGGTGAGCCCCAAAGCCGACTCGGTCAAGGTCCGGTGGCGACGTGACGGGGACGTGGTGAGCCGCAAGGGCCGTTACCGCCTCGGCGTCGAGGACGTCGGCGCGTTCGTGTCGCTGGCGGTGACCTTCCGCCGTCGTGGCTTCGTGCCGCTGACGCTGGAGCGCGGCGAGGTGGTGCAGCACCGTGTCGGCGTACGTCGTCGGTTCACCTATTCGGTGCAGACACGCGGGCGCGTCCGCGCTGGTCTCGCGACGTTCAAGCAGCAGGCCCAGCAGACCTTCGACCACCCGCTCGGCTGGCGCGGAGCCGGTTTCTCGTTCCGTCGAGTCCCCCGAGGCGGTGACTTCACCCTGGTGCTCTCGACGGCGCCGATGGTGCCGTCTTTCTCGTCGGGGTGCTCGTCGACGTGGAGTTGCCGAGTCGGGCGCTATGTGATCATCAACGAGACCCGCTGGCTGCACGCATCTCCGGCGTGGAACGGTGCTCGACGCAGCGTGCGCGATTACCGCCACATGGTGGTCAACCACGAAACCGGTCACTGGCTCGGCCATGGGCACGCCTACTGCCGCGGGCGTGGCCCGGCTCCGGTGATGATGCAGCAGTCAAAGGGCACGGGGGGATGTTCCTTCAATCCGTGGCCGCTGCCATCGGAGCGCTGGGCCCGCAGGTAG
- a CDS encoding ribose-phosphate diphosphokinase, translated as MREIVVFTGSAHRRLARDICTELGVELAAVEISRFSNDCLQAQLQANCRQRDVYVVQPLVPPTQEHLMELLLMIDAARGASADKITAVIPHYAYARSDKKDASRISLGGRLVADLLQASGVHRVITMTLHAPQVHGFFSVPVDQLTALGVLAEHYLDQDLSDCVVVSPDLGNAKTATQFARLLGLPVAAGSKRRLADDRVVIDSIVGDVRGKRAIVLDDEIATGGSIVELLDRLRDEGCTSASVACTHGLFVGKAVERLRDHPMITEVVTTDTVPAPLDWPELKVRSVAALFGQAIARVHAGESISSLFDGVDPSLGPPQPKLLGLIREPRRR; from the coding sequence GTGCGCGAGATCGTGGTCTTCACCGGCAGCGCCCACCGGCGCCTGGCGCGAGACATCTGCACCGAACTGGGCGTCGAACTCGCCGCGGTCGAGATCAGCAGATTCAGCAACGACTGCTTGCAGGCACAGTTGCAGGCGAACTGCCGCCAGCGCGATGTCTACGTCGTCCAGCCGCTGGTGCCGCCGACCCAGGAGCACCTGATGGAGTTGCTGCTGATGATCGACGCCGCGCGTGGTGCCAGCGCGGACAAGATCACGGCCGTGATCCCGCACTATGCGTACGCCCGCTCGGACAAGAAGGACGCCAGTCGCATCTCGCTCGGGGGGCGTCTGGTGGCCGACCTGTTGCAGGCCTCGGGCGTGCATCGCGTGATCACCATGACGCTGCATGCGCCGCAGGTGCACGGCTTCTTCTCGGTGCCGGTGGACCAACTCACCGCGCTCGGCGTGCTGGCTGAGCACTACCTGGACCAGGACCTGTCCGATTGTGTGGTGGTGTCGCCCGACCTGGGAAACGCCAAGACCGCCACTCAGTTCGCGCGCCTGCTGGGCCTGCCCGTCGCGGCGGGATCAAAGCGCCGCCTGGCCGACGATCGGGTGGTGATCGATTCGATCGTCGGGGATGTCCGCGGCAAGCGGGCGATCGTGCTCGACGACGAGATCGCCACCGGTGGCTCGATCGTCGAACTGCTCGACCGGCTGCGCGACGAGGGCTGCACCAGCGCCTCGGTGGCGTGTACGCATGGCCTGTTCGTGGGCAAGGCCGTCGAGCGGTTGCGCGACCACCCGATGATTACGGAGGTCGTCACGACCGACACCGTCCCGGCGCCGCTCGACTGGCCCGAGCTCAAGGTGCGGTCGGTCGCTGCTCTGTTCGGTCAGGCGATCGCGCGGGTGCACGCGGGCGAGTCGATCAGCAGCCTCTTCGACGGTGTGGACCCCTCATTGGGCCCGCCCCAGCCCAAGCTTCTGGGACTGATCAGGGAGCCTCGAAGACGTTGA
- a CDS encoding alkaline phosphatase family protein, whose product MVSRTRQLLSRVCALLVLTMLSFACGSTPPTTPASAKSALAPGPHGVDQVLVVSIDGLNPLALDKLGRKGTPVLHRLRRQGASTLNARTSYEMTVTLPNHTGMVTSRRINAADGGHGVTWNDDRPTPATVQAAAGGPVGSVFSDVIAAELTTALFASKTKFSLWQRSWPAGLKNTTIELDNRALADDVALDLIRTDRDFTFVHLSGPDVAGHARGWMSRPYLRAVRAADTNLGIILEALKEADEVDDTLVIVTADHGGVGRLHGQADRLANYRIPFLVRGPDVPRGADLYEISPANRDPGTRRPSYGPTRQPVRNTMVANLALQALGLPAIKGSQLNVKQDLNVFEAP is encoded by the coding sequence ATGGTGAGTCGTACGCGTCAACTGTTGTCCAGGGTGTGTGCCCTGCTCGTGCTCACCATGCTCAGTTTCGCGTGTGGGAGCACGCCCCCGACCACTCCCGCCTCCGCCAAGTCCGCGCTCGCGCCCGGCCCGCACGGAGTCGATCAGGTTCTCGTCGTGAGCATCGATGGTCTCAACCCGCTCGCCCTGGACAAGTTGGGGCGCAAAGGCACTCCCGTGCTGCACCGGCTGCGCCGCCAAGGGGCGTCGACGCTCAACGCGCGCACGTCGTACGAGATGACGGTGACCCTGCCCAATCACACCGGCATGGTCACCAGTCGCCGGATCAACGCCGCCGACGGTGGCCACGGGGTCACCTGGAACGACGACCGCCCGACGCCGGCCACGGTCCAGGCCGCGGCGGGCGGACCGGTCGGCTCGGTGTTCTCCGATGTGATCGCGGCGGAGCTTACGACCGCGCTGTTCGCGTCGAAGACGAAGTTCTCGCTGTGGCAGCGTTCGTGGCCTGCCGGGCTCAAGAACACCACGATCGAGTTGGACAACCGTGCACTGGCCGACGACGTCGCCCTGGACCTCATCCGGACCGACCGCGACTTCACCTTCGTCCACCTCAGTGGGCCGGACGTGGCCGGGCACGCGCGCGGGTGGATGAGCAGGCCCTACCTTCGCGCCGTACGAGCCGCCGACACCAACCTCGGCATCATCCTCGAGGCGCTCAAGGAGGCCGACGAGGTCGACGACACCCTGGTCATCGTGACCGCCGACCACGGCGGTGTGGGCAGACTGCACGGGCAGGCGGATCGCTTGGCCAACTACCGCATCCCGTTCCTCGTACGCGGCCCCGACGTCCCGCGGGGCGCCGACCTCTATGAGATCAGTCCCGCCAATCGTGATCCGGGCACACGACGGCCGTCGTACGGTCCCACCCGCCAACCTGTGCGCAACACCATGGTCGCCAACCTGGCGTTGCAGGCGCTCGGGCTGCCTGCCATCAAGGGCAGTCAGCTCAACGTCAAGCAGGACCTCAACGTCTTCGAGGCTCCCTGA
- a CDS encoding MBL fold metallo-hydrolase: protein MRLTVVGCSGSYAGPASPASCYLVEQEHAGRTWRLVLDLGNGALGALHRHADPLAIDAVALSHLHADHCLDFTGYYVLRKYHPSGPQPRLTVWGPHGTAARLARAYDLRPDPGMTGEFDFRVYGDEPIEVGPFSIQAFQVAHPVPAYALRVTAGGRTLAYSGDSGVCEGLDAAARECDLFLCEASFRERDDNPPDLHLTGREAAATATAARAKRLLLTHVPAWHDAEEILAEARPHFVGPLALAQPGESYDL from the coding sequence ATGAGGCTGACGGTGGTGGGCTGCTCAGGGTCGTACGCCGGGCCTGCCTCGCCCGCCTCGTGCTATCTGGTGGAACAGGAGCACGCCGGACGGACGTGGCGCCTCGTGCTCGACCTCGGCAACGGCGCCCTCGGCGCACTGCACCGCCATGCCGACCCGCTCGCGATCGACGCGGTCGCGCTGAGTCACCTGCACGCGGATCACTGCCTCGACTTCACCGGCTACTACGTATTGCGCAAGTACCACCCCTCCGGGCCGCAGCCGCGTCTCACCGTCTGGGGCCCGCACGGCACCGCGGCGCGGCTCGCCCGGGCGTACGACCTGCGGCCCGACCCCGGCATGACCGGCGAATTCGATTTCCGGGTCTATGGCGACGAGCCGATCGAGGTCGGTCCCTTCTCGATCCAGGCCTTCCAGGTCGCCCATCCCGTCCCGGCGTACGCCCTGCGCGTCACCGCCGGCGGCCGCACCCTGGCCTATTCAGGTGACAGCGGCGTCTGCGAGGGACTCGACGCTGCCGCGCGGGAGTGTGATCTGTTCTTGTGCGAGGCGTCCTTCCGGGAGCGCGACGACAATCCCCCCGATCTGCACCTCACCGGTCGCGAGGCTGCTGCGACGGCGACCGCGGCACGGGCCAAGCGGCTGCTGCTGACCCATGTGCCCGCCTGGCACGACGCTGAGGAGATCCTCGCCGAGGCGCGCCCGCACTTCGTCGGCCCGCTGGCGTTGGCCCAGCCGGGGGAGTCCTACGACCTCTGA